Proteins from a single region of Pseudarthrobacter sp. NIBRBAC000502772:
- a CDS encoding ferredoxin reductase, translating into MIRLRQLAQAASVLTTPLAPEDILALFNPVFSARQLRGVVTRVVQETAQSATIFFRPGRGWHSHLAGQWARIGVELDGVRHWRSYSLSAPAGKDPAITVTDVGAVSGTLVRTTKPGDVLFLAPPQGDFVLPEHPRPLLMVTAGSGITPVMSMIRTLVPRRPDADVVLVHSARTPGDSLFREELAELADQFPNFRLAHWYTGEQGRMDLTNTAELDDICPDWKERAAYACGPDSFLDDAEALWKQASLTAGAPGSDVALAGDPGNLMIERFNTTFAGGVGHDGGLVTFEASDREIDADGDTPLLDVGEDAGVLMPSGCRMGICHSCLTPLLAGQVRDLRTNEVHGEPGQLIQTCVSAAAGPVNLEL; encoded by the coding sequence ATGATCCGGCTACGTCAGCTGGCACAGGCGGCTTCCGTACTGACAACGCCATTGGCACCGGAAGATATTCTGGCGCTCTTTAACCCTGTTTTCTCCGCGCGCCAGCTGCGTGGAGTGGTGACCCGTGTGGTCCAGGAAACGGCACAGTCGGCCACCATCTTCTTCCGTCCCGGCCGCGGCTGGCATTCCCACCTGGCTGGCCAGTGGGCGCGCATAGGCGTTGAGCTGGACGGCGTCCGCCACTGGCGCTCGTATTCGCTGAGCGCCCCCGCCGGCAAGGACCCGGCCATCACCGTCACCGACGTCGGCGCTGTTTCCGGAACCCTGGTCCGGACCACCAAACCGGGCGACGTCCTTTTCCTGGCACCCCCGCAAGGCGACTTCGTCCTGCCCGAGCACCCCAGGCCGCTCCTGATGGTCACCGCCGGCAGCGGCATCACTCCGGTGATGTCCATGATCCGCACGCTTGTTCCCCGCCGCCCGGATGCCGACGTCGTCCTGGTCCACTCAGCCCGCACGCCCGGCGACAGCCTCTTCCGCGAGGAACTCGCCGAACTGGCTGACCAGTTCCCCAACTTCCGGCTGGCCCACTGGTACACCGGCGAGCAGGGCCGCATGGACCTGACCAACACGGCCGAGCTCGATGACATCTGCCCGGACTGGAAGGAACGCGCCGCCTACGCCTGCGGTCCGGACAGTTTCCTGGACGACGCCGAGGCCCTGTGGAAGCAGGCGTCCCTCACCGCCGGTGCCCCCGGTTCCGATGTTGCGCTCGCCGGCGATCCCGGCAACCTGATGATTGAACGGTTCAACACCACCTTCGCCGGGGGTGTAGGGCACGACGGCGGCCTGGTCACCTTTGAGGCGTCGGACCGGGAAATTGACGCCGACGGCGATACTCCGCTGCTCGACGTCGGCGAGGACGCCGGGGTGCTGATGCCCAGCGGCTGCCGGATGGGGATCTGCCACAGTTGCCTGACTCCGCTCCTGGCCGGACAGGTCCGTGACCTTCGCACCAACGAAGTCCACGGCGAACCCGGCCAACTAATCCAAACGTGTGTCTCGGCAGCCGCCGGACCCGTCAACCTCGAACTCTGA
- a CDS encoding LLM class flavin-dependent oxidoreductase, with product MQRIGFLSFGHWGPGQGSRTRTAGEALRQGIELAVAAEELGIDGAFFRVHHFARQQASPFPLLAAIAARTSRIEMGTGVIDMRYENPLYMAEEAAATDLISGGRLQLGISRGSPEPARNGAAAFGHQPAEGETAADMARRHTAEFRHAISGAGVAEADPRYAGGAIGLLPVQPQSPGLTERIWWGAGSRNTAVWAAGLGMNLMSSTLLTEDTGVPFDQLQAEQIQLFREAWTVAGHSHQPRVSVSRSILPIVDDEDSRYFAGSALRDSRDQVGVIDGLTARFGKTYAGAPDVLAEQLAADAAVQAADTLLVTVPNQLGVDFNAKMLGNIARYIAPAVGWTPARS from the coding sequence ATGCAACGCATCGGATTCCTTTCCTTCGGCCACTGGGGCCCCGGCCAGGGCTCCCGCACCCGAACCGCCGGCGAGGCCCTCCGCCAGGGCATTGAGCTGGCGGTGGCCGCCGAGGAACTCGGTATCGACGGCGCCTTCTTCCGGGTGCACCACTTCGCCCGTCAGCAGGCGTCCCCCTTCCCGCTGCTGGCAGCCATCGCGGCCCGGACCAGCCGGATAGAGATGGGCACGGGCGTGATCGACATGCGGTACGAAAATCCGCTGTACATGGCCGAGGAAGCCGCCGCCACGGATCTGATCAGCGGCGGCAGGCTGCAGCTGGGCATCAGCCGTGGTTCACCAGAGCCCGCCCGGAACGGGGCTGCCGCCTTCGGCCACCAACCGGCCGAAGGGGAGACCGCCGCAGACATGGCCCGCCGGCACACAGCCGAGTTCCGGCACGCCATCAGCGGCGCCGGCGTGGCCGAGGCGGACCCGCGCTACGCCGGCGGAGCCATTGGCCTGTTGCCGGTCCAGCCGCAGTCACCGGGCCTGACAGAGCGGATCTGGTGGGGCGCCGGTAGCCGCAACACCGCCGTGTGGGCGGCCGGCCTGGGCATGAACCTTATGAGCTCCACCCTTCTCACCGAGGACACCGGCGTCCCCTTCGACCAGCTTCAGGCGGAGCAAATCCAACTCTTCCGGGAGGCCTGGACCGTGGCAGGACACAGCCACCAGCCGCGGGTCTCTGTCAGCCGGAGCATCCTGCCAATCGTGGACGACGAGGACAGCAGGTATTTTGCGGGCAGCGCGCTGCGGGACAGCCGGGACCAGGTGGGCGTCATCGACGGACTGACGGCACGCTTTGGCAAGACCTATGCGGGTGCTCCGGATGTCCTGGCCGAGCAGTTGGCGGCCGACGCAGCGGTCCAGGCCGCGGACACGCTGCTGGTGACAGTGCCCAACCAGCTGGGCGTTGACTTCAATGCCAAAATGCTGGGAAACATCGCCCGGTACATTGCGCCCGCCGTCGGCTGGACCCCGGCCCGTTCCTGA
- a CDS encoding YnfA family protein — MAIAKTTVLFVLAAAAEIGGAWLVWQSVREGKDWWWAGLGVIALGLYGFAATLQPDAHFGRILAAYGGVFVAGSLAWGMIFDGFRPDRWDIAGSVICLVGVAVIMFAPRR; from the coding sequence GTGGCGATCGCCAAAACGACTGTGCTGTTCGTCCTGGCCGCTGCTGCCGAGATCGGCGGCGCGTGGCTCGTGTGGCAGTCAGTCCGTGAGGGCAAGGACTGGTGGTGGGCAGGGCTGGGCGTGATTGCCCTGGGCCTCTACGGTTTTGCGGCCACCCTCCAGCCGGATGCCCATTTCGGCCGGATTCTGGCCGCCTACGGCGGCGTGTTTGTGGCTGGTTCGCTGGCGTGGGGAATGATCTTCGACGGTTTCCGCCCGGACCGGTGGGACATCGCGGGATCCGTCATTTGCCTGGTCGGGGTGGCTGTGATCATGTTTGCCCCGCGGAGGTAG
- a CDS encoding DUF2848 domain-containing protein produces the protein MTTLSFELPDGSTRTVQVKHLLNAGYAGREQEEVQAHIAELAELGVPGPATTPALYPVSPYLAQQVSEVRVQHARTSGEAEWALVVTDDGVLLTVACDHTDRELEVHGVAWSKNASPDVLGRKAWRLDDVRDHLDQITLKAWVGQGDTPDTLIQDSSLEALLTPDYWLEVLAERSLNEPGTVLISGTVAMTSGVNQFARSWKVEMTDPVTGATVDAQYVVEQMAEPIG, from the coding sequence ATGACGACTCTGAGCTTCGAACTTCCCGACGGCAGCACCCGGACAGTCCAGGTCAAGCACCTCCTGAACGCCGGATATGCGGGGCGGGAGCAGGAGGAAGTGCAGGCCCACATTGCCGAACTGGCTGAACTGGGCGTCCCCGGCCCCGCCACCACTCCTGCGCTCTACCCGGTCTCGCCGTACCTGGCGCAGCAGGTTTCAGAAGTCCGCGTGCAGCATGCCCGGACCTCCGGGGAAGCCGAATGGGCGCTGGTAGTCACGGACGACGGCGTGCTGCTGACGGTCGCATGCGACCACACGGACCGAGAGCTTGAGGTCCATGGGGTGGCCTGGAGCAAGAACGCCAGCCCGGACGTCCTGGGCCGCAAGGCGTGGCGGCTGGACGACGTGCGCGACCACCTGGACCAGATCACGCTGAAGGCCTGGGTGGGGCAGGGTGATACTCCGGACACGCTGATCCAGGACAGCTCGCTGGAAGCCCTGCTGACCCCGGACTACTGGCTGGAGGTGCTGGCCGAGCGCAGCCTGAACGAGCCGGGGACGGTCCTCATTTCCGGCACGGTGGCCATGACCAGCGGCGTGAACCAGTTCGCCCGCAGCTGGAAAGTGGAGATGACAGACCCCGTGACAGGAGCCACCGTGGATGCCCAGTACGTGGTGGAGCAGATGGCCGAGCCCATCGGCTGA
- a CDS encoding MFS transporter, whose protein sequence is MANVPVPASGTAPHPDKPIHPKGLYKAFAASLTGTALEWYDFAVYSAAAAVVFPLVFFPSSDPLTGTILAFSTYAVGYVSRPVGGIIFGRLGDRIGRKKVLVTTLMIIGVATVLIGVLPGYATIGIAAPIILVLLRFAQGVGVGGEWGGAVLLSSEYGDPHRRGFWASAAQVGPPAGNLMANGALAVLTLALTEEQFIGFGWRIAFLVSAVLVGFGLWIRLKLEDTPIFKAIEAHGEQPHAPVREVFSTELRPLIAATLCRVGPDVLYALFTVFTLTYGIQTLGYERSQVLTAVLIGSAFQLFMIPLAGAVSDRFNRRLVYGTAAVVGAVWTFIFFGVLGGNNEPVLIAGIVLGLMAHSFMYGPQAAFIVEQFSPRLRSTGSSLAYTFAGVIGGAIAPLMFTLLLAQFGTWIPVAIYVAVAAGVTAVGLALGRDSNTVEDEDYRLLLEGSALERQQSAHGKVN, encoded by the coding sequence ATGGCTAACGTCCCAGTTCCGGCTTCCGGCACAGCGCCGCATCCGGACAAGCCGATTCACCCCAAGGGCCTGTACAAGGCCTTCGCCGCCAGCCTGACCGGCACCGCCCTAGAGTGGTACGACTTCGCCGTCTACTCGGCCGCGGCCGCCGTCGTATTTCCCCTCGTGTTCTTCCCTTCATCCGATCCACTGACGGGCACCATCCTGGCCTTCTCCACATATGCGGTGGGCTACGTGTCCCGGCCTGTTGGTGGCATCATCTTCGGCCGTCTGGGTGACCGGATCGGACGCAAGAAGGTGCTGGTGACCACCCTGATGATCATCGGCGTGGCCACCGTCCTGATCGGCGTGCTGCCAGGCTACGCAACCATCGGCATCGCTGCCCCAATCATCCTGGTGCTGCTGCGGTTCGCCCAGGGCGTGGGAGTCGGCGGCGAATGGGGCGGCGCCGTGCTGCTTTCCAGCGAATACGGCGACCCCCACCGGCGCGGCTTCTGGGCGTCTGCAGCCCAGGTGGGCCCTCCCGCCGGCAACCTTATGGCCAACGGCGCCCTGGCTGTCCTGACCCTCGCCCTGACCGAGGAACAGTTCATCGGTTTCGGCTGGCGCATCGCGTTCCTGGTCTCGGCCGTGCTGGTCGGTTTCGGCCTCTGGATCCGCCTGAAGCTGGAAGACACCCCCATCTTCAAGGCCATCGAGGCCCACGGCGAACAGCCCCACGCCCCTGTCCGTGAGGTCTTCAGCACGGAGCTCCGGCCCCTCATTGCCGCCACGCTATGCCGGGTGGGCCCGGACGTGCTCTACGCCCTGTTCACCGTTTTCACCCTTACCTACGGCATCCAGACACTCGGCTACGAACGCAGCCAGGTGCTCACGGCAGTCCTGATCGGCTCCGCGTTCCAGCTCTTTATGATTCCGCTGGCCGGCGCTGTGTCCGACCGCTTCAACCGACGCCTGGTCTACGGCACCGCCGCTGTGGTGGGCGCCGTGTGGACGTTTATCTTCTTCGGCGTCCTGGGCGGCAACAACGAGCCGGTGCTCATTGCCGGCATTGTGCTGGGCCTCATGGCGCACTCGTTTATGTACGGCCCGCAGGCTGCCTTCATCGTGGAGCAGTTCTCACCCAGGCTCCGGTCCACGGGCAGTTCCCTGGCCTACACGTTCGCCGGCGTGATCGGTGGCGCCATCGCCCCGCTGATGTTCACATTGCTGCTGGCGCAGTTCGGCACGTGGATTCCGGTGGCCATCTACGTGGCCGTCGCTGCAGGCGTCACCGCCGTGGGCCTGGCCCTCGGCCGCGATTCCAACACCGTGGAGGACGAGGACTACCGCCTGCTGCTGGAAGGATCCGCACTGGAGCGCCAGCAGTCGGCCCACGGCAAAGTCAACTGA